The genomic interval CTCCTCCACGGTGATCCGATCGACGATCACCTCGATTGTGTGCCGCACGCCCTTGGCGAGGACGATCTCCTCCTCCAGCTCGCGCGCCGCGCCATCGATCCGCGCCCGCAGGAAACCCTGGCGGCGGAGGGCGTCGATCTCCTTCCTGTACTCCCCTTTCCGCCCGCGGACGATCGGCGCCAGGATCTGGATCCTCCGTCCGCCCATCTCCCCCACGATGCGATCCAGCATCTGATCGATCGATTGCCTGGCGATCGGCCGCCCGCAGCGATGGCAATGCTGCACGCCGATCCGCGCGAAGAGGACCCGGAGGTAGTCGTAGATCTCGGTCGTCGTCGCGACGGTCGATCTGGGATTGTGACCGGCGGAGCGCTGCTCGATCGAGATGGCCGGCGATAGCCCCTCGATCTGGTCCACGTCGGGCTTCTCCATCTGGCCGAGGAACTGGCGGGCGTAAGCCGAGAGCGACTCCACGTAGCGCCTCTGCCCCTCGGCGTAGAGGGTGTCGAAAGCGAGGCTCGACTTCCCCGACCCGCTGACCCCGGTGATCACGGTGAGCCTGTCGCGGGGGATGCTGATGTTGAGGTTGCGGAGGTTGTGCTCGCGCGCTCCTCGGATCTCGATTCGCTCCATGGAGGGGATTCTACACTCCGAGAGGCCGCTCGCGGCAGTCCCGGGTCGCCCGAAGCCGGCTACTCGTAGCGGAGGGCCTCCACGGGATCGAGGCGCGAGGCGCGCCAGGCAGGGTAGAGGCCGAAAAAGAGGCCGATCGACGCCGAGACCGCGACGGCGACGGCGACCCAGAGCAGGTCGATCCCGGCGGGGACGGGGAGGAAGAGCGAGAGGAGCACCGCAAGGAGCTGCCCGGCCACGATGCCGATCACGCCGCCGGCCCCCGTGAGGACGGAGGCCTCGACAAGAAACTGCCCCATCAGGTCCCTCCTCCTGCACCCGACCGCCATCCGCAGGCCGATCTCGCGTGTCCGTTCCCTCACGGAGACGAGCATCATGTTCATCACGCCGATCCCGCCGACCATCAGGCCGATGGACGATATCAGGACCATGACAAGGTAGAAGCCCTGCGTGACCTGCTCGTAGATCTCCATCAGGTTCGCCTGGGAGGTGATGCCGAAGTCGTTCTCCTGATCGGCCCTCAAGCCCCGTCGCCTGCGCAGGAGCTCCTCGATTTGATCCCGGGCGGCCTCGGCCTGGCCGGGGCCCGCCGCCGCCGCGACGATGTGATCGACCACCCTTCCGTACCCCGCCTTTCGCGCCATCCGTGTCAAGGGGATCAGCACGATCTGGTCCTGGTCCTGACCGAGGAACTTTCCCTTCGGCTCGAGGACGCCGACGACCCGGTAGGTCTCGTCTCCCACGGCCACGCGCGACCCGATGGCGCCGCCCGACGGGAAGAGGCTCTCCTCGATGGAGGAACCGATGACGCAAACGGCCGAGCCGTGCCGCACATCGTCCTCGGCCAAGGCGCGCCCGGAGCCGATCGACCAGTTGTTGGCGGCGATGTAGTCCCCGGTCGCGCCCACGACCCCGACCATCTTGGTCTCGGCGCGCCCGAAGGAG from Candidatus Eisenbacteria bacterium carries:
- a CDS encoding excinuclease ABC subunit UvrA codes for the protein MERIEIRGAREHNLRNLNISIPRDRLTVITGVSGSGKSSLAFDTLYAEGQRRYVESLSAYARQFLGQMEKPDVDQIEGLSPAISIEQRSAGHNPRSTVATTTEIYDYLRVLFARIGVQHCHRCGRPIARQSIDQMLDRIVGEMGGRRIQILAPIVRGRKGEYRKEIDALRRQGFLRARIDGAARELEEEIVLAKGVRHTIEVIVDRITVEE
- a CDS encoding FtsX-like permease family protein; translation: MRSDRRARRSLAPENIRMALTTLWSQKLRSGLTLLGIIIGVATVIAMVSLIQGLNQSISRQIGSLGSGVLYISKHEAGIQVGPVERKERKDLTVDDADAIAALCPAVAYVSPQIWDQKRVSFGRAETKMVGVVGATGDYIAANNWSIGSGRALAEDDVRHGSAVCVIGSSIEESLFPSGGAIGSRVAVGDETYRVVGVLEPKGKFLGQDQDQIVLIPLTRMARKAGYGRVVDHIVAAAAGPGQAEAARDQIEELLRRRRGLRADQENDFGITSQANLMEIYEQVTQGFYLVMVLISSIGLMVGGIGVMNMMLVSVRERTREIGLRMAVGCRRRDLMGQFLVEASVLTGAGGVIGIVAGQLLAVLLSLFLPVPAGIDLLWVAVAVAVSASIGLFFGLYPAWRASRLDPVEALRYE